From Oryza brachyantha chromosome 9, ObraRS2, whole genome shotgun sequence, a single genomic window includes:
- the LOC121055374 gene encoding mini zinc finger protein 2-like has product MMKRLVVLRRREPAVRFSCCGVRYGECCRNHAASTGGHAVDGCREFIAAAAAAAPAAEGAVGTAAALKCAACGCHRSFHRRVQVYEVAWDDDCASDTSSSSSSSD; this is encoded by the coding sequence ATGATGAAGAGGCTGGTGGTCCTGAGGAGGCGGGAGCCGGCGGTGAGGTTCAGCTGCTGCGGCGTGAGGTACGGCGAGTGCTGCCGGAACCACGCGGCGAGCACGGGGGGGCACGCCGTCGACGGGTGCCGGGAgttcatcgccgccgcggcggcggcggcgccggcagccgAGGGGGCGGTGGGCACTGCGGCGGCGCTCAAGTGCGCTGCCTGCGGCTGCCACCGCAGCTTCCACCGCAGGGTGCAGGTCTACGAGGTCGCCTGGGACGACGACTGCGCCTCCGacacctcctcgtcgtcgtcgagcagCGACTAG
- the LOC102712930 gene encoding myb-related protein 306-like: MGRPPCCDKVGVKKGPWTPEEDLMLVSYIQEHGPGNWRAVPTNTGLMRCSKSCRLRWTNYLRPGIKRGNFTDQEEKLIIHLQALLGNRWAAIASYLPERTDNDIKNYWNTHLKKKLKRMQAAGGGEDGAASEGGGGGGGSAKVAAPKGQWERRLQTDIHTARQALRDALSLDPSPTTTTTTTAKTAPAQPSPQAGSAAAAAATYASSADNIARLLQGWMRPAGGGGKGPEASGSTSTTATTQQQQQPQCSGEGAASASASQSGGGAAAAATAATAQTPEGSTETSKMAGPAPAFSMLESWLLDDGGLGGHGEVGLMDVVPLGDPSEFF, translated from the exons ATGGGGAGGCCGCCGTGCTGCGACAAGGTGGGGGTGAAGAAGGGGCCGTGGACGCCGGAGGAGGACCTGATGCTGGTGTCCTACATCCAGGAGCACGGGCCCGGGAACTGGCGCGCCGTGCCGACCAACACCG GGCTGATGCGTTGCAGCAAGAGCTGCCGGCTCCGGTGGACGAACTACCTCCGGCCGGGGATCAAGCGCGGCAACTTCACCGACCAGGAGGAGAAGCTCATCATCCACCTCCAGGCGCTACTCGGCAACCG ATGGGCGGCGATAGCGTCGTACCTGCCGGAGAGGACGGACAACGACATCAAGAACTACTGGAACACGCACCTCAAGAAGAAGCTCAAGAGGATGCAGGCCGCTGGCGGTGGGGAAGACGGTGCGGCCTcggagggtggcggcggcggcggggggagtGCGAAGGTGGCCGCCCCCAAGGGACAGTGGGAGCGGCGTCTGCAGACGGACATCCACACGGCGCGGCAGGCCCTGCGCGACGCGCTTTCGCTCGATCcctccccgacgacgacgacgacgacgacggcgaagacGGCGCCGGCACAGCCATCGCCGCAAGCAGGgtcggcggctgcggcggcggcgacgtacgCGTCGAGCGCGGACAACATCGCGCGGCTGCTGCAGGGCTGGatgcggccggccggcggcgggggcaagGGCCCCGAAGCGTCTGGCTCAACctccacgacggcgacgacgcagcagcagcagcagcctcaGTGCTCCGGGGAGGGCGCGGCCTCGGCATCAGCCAGccaaagcggcggcggcgccgccgccgccgccaccgcggcgaCCGCGCAGACGCCGGAGGGCTCGACGGAGACGAGCAAGATGGCCGGCCCCGCGCCGGCGTTCTCGATGCTGGAGAGCTGGCtgctcgacgacggcggcctgGGGGGGCACGGCGAGGTGGGGCTCATGGACGTGGTGCCATTGGGGGACCCCAGTGAGTTCTTTTAA